From a single Fulvivirga ulvae genomic region:
- a CDS encoding S8 family serine peptidase has translation MGKSYLHIFLFLFLAAESGAQQKYWIYFKDKTPAESLSATDYYDLPLSKSYLDSLTSLSFPVIHQSKWLNAVSIAASDHQLPLLESLGFVEKIQPLNAGLRVRSYLQHTDAGQAHALQQLHADTLIALGLHGKGIKIGIIDGGFLDADKEEPLIHLSKKLAPSYYYNFIEEDIRDPFTGSRKYDDDHGTKVWRLIGGYSNDHNKHFGLASQSTYYLARTDQGDREYRGEEDYWIAALEWMHDHGIRLVNSSLGYSNGYDNPDENYLPKDVDGRSAAITQAANIAAKEKNMILVVAAGNDGGNEFGVISIPADAEGILAVGATGFLHWKRQGYSSVGPDALPYVKPEIACFSGRGTSFSAPVITGLIASVIQECPAISSREVIEIIKRSSHLYPYPNNYLGYGVPDARKILRLINQMEIPLTHMEVLATADSIKLDVAGLNTVIFHKKDKTQVISQEIGKSRRNKLIVHRVDNAKFSTVATPERVIEIKWL, from the coding sequence ATGGGGAAGTCCTACCTTCATATCTTTCTTTTTCTGTTTTTGGCAGCTGAATCGGGTGCCCAACAAAAATACTGGATATATTTTAAAGACAAAACGCCAGCCGAATCGCTATCCGCTACGGACTATTACGACCTTCCGCTGAGTAAAAGTTATCTTGACAGCCTTACTTCTTTAAGTTTTCCTGTTATCCATCAATCGAAATGGTTAAACGCGGTAAGTATTGCGGCCAGTGATCATCAACTCCCTCTCCTTGAAAGTCTTGGGTTTGTTGAAAAAATTCAACCGCTAAATGCCGGGTTAAGGGTTCGTTCATATTTACAGCATACGGATGCCGGTCAGGCTCATGCGTTGCAACAACTCCATGCAGACACATTGATAGCGCTGGGATTACATGGTAAGGGCATCAAAATCGGAATCATTGATGGTGGTTTTCTCGATGCAGATAAAGAAGAGCCCTTAATCCACCTCTCAAAAAAACTTGCCCCCTCCTACTATTATAACTTCATAGAAGAGGATATCCGAGACCCCTTTACAGGTTCAAGAAAATATGACGATGACCACGGCACCAAGGTTTGGAGGCTTATAGGCGGATATAGCAATGACCATAACAAGCATTTCGGATTGGCCAGCCAGTCGACTTATTACCTGGCCCGGACTGATCAGGGCGACAGAGAATACAGGGGCGAAGAGGATTACTGGATTGCTGCCCTGGAGTGGATGCATGATCATGGTATACGATTGGTCAATTCATCATTAGGCTACTCAAACGGTTACGACAACCCTGATGAGAACTATCTTCCTAAGGATGTAGATGGTCGGTCAGCTGCCATAACTCAGGCTGCCAATATTGCTGCAAAAGAAAAGAACATGATCTTAGTGGTTGCTGCAGGAAATGATGGAGGAAATGAATTTGGTGTAATCTCAATACCAGCTGATGCCGAAGGTATTTTGGCGGTAGGCGCAACAGGCTTTTTACATTGGAAACGCCAGGGGTATAGCTCGGTAGGCCCTGACGCATTACCCTATGTAAAACCCGAAATCGCCTGTTTTTCAGGGCGCGGAACTTCTTTTTCTGCCCCTGTTATTACCGGGTTAATCGCCTCAGTGATTCAGGAATGCCCTGCCATAAGTAGCCGGGAAGTCATTGAAATAATAAAAAGGTCCTCTCACCTGTATCCTTATCCCAATAATTACCTTGGCTATGGTGTGCCGGATGCCAGAAAAATACTCCGATTAATAAATCAAATGGAGATACCACTCACTCACATGGAGGTATTGGCCACGGCAGATTCCATTAAACTGGATGTTGCCGGTCTAAACACCGTAATATTTCACAAAAAAGATAAGACGCAGGTTATTTCCCAGGAGATTGGAAAATCACGAAGAAACAAACTGATAGTGCACAGGGTGGATAATGCTAAATTTTCAACTGTAGCCACCCCGGAAAGAGTAATTGAAATCAAATGGCTTTAA
- a CDS encoding DUF1684 domain-containing protein, which yields MGRNKIIYCGAFIIILVILIYSLQGEESPEAYKQRIEKERDEQDSFMRNNSESPFKENDITFKGLTYFEPDLKYKIKARFDPIKERKIRKLATSDNKEQEYLEYGYTTFAIDDEEQKLLILENVQENILFLAFGDATSADETYGAGRYLDVTHSGGNSIMLDFNMAYNPYCAYSSEYSCPLPPRENLLDVAIRAGEKNYEH from the coding sequence ATGGGCAGAAACAAGATCATTTACTGTGGAGCTTTTATTATAATCCTGGTAATCCTCATTTACTCATTACAGGGTGAGGAATCTCCTGAGGCTTATAAGCAAAGAATAGAAAAGGAGAGAGACGAACAGGACAGCTTTATGAGGAACAACAGCGAGTCTCCTTTCAAGGAAAATGATATAACATTTAAAGGGCTAACCTATTTTGAACCCGATCTTAAATACAAGATCAAAGCACGGTTTGACCCTATAAAAGAAAGGAAGATCCGCAAGTTAGCCACAAGCGACAATAAAGAGCAAGAGTACCTGGAATACGGCTATACCACATTTGCCATTGATGATGAGGAACAAAAGCTTCTGATTCTGGAAAATGTACAGGAAAATATACTCTTTTTAGCTTTTGGTGATGCCACCAGTGCAGACGAAACCTATGGAGCCGGCCGGTACCTTGACGTAACACATAGCGGAGGCAACAGCATTATGCTCGATTTTAATATGGCATACAACCCTTACTGTGCATACAGCAGTGAATACAGTTGTCCGCTACCTCCAAGGGAAAACTTACTGGACGTAGCAATCCGGGCTGGTGAGAAGAATTACGAGCACTAG
- a CDS encoding ABC-F family ATP-binding cassette domain-containing protein: MNYLSVDKLSKSYGARVLFKDISFGIDQGQKIALVGVNGSGKSTLLKILAGLDAPDSGEVVLANDIKLTYLGQQPDFEATQTVLEAVLDSKDELPLLVRQYEECLLKSETDPGAAEKITSLISRMDELDGWNYEGQVKEILGKLGISDYQQKVGQLSGGQKKRVGLAKTLIEKPDLVILDEPTNHLDLDAIEWLEEYLSQSQMAIIMVTHDRYFLESVTNEIIELDQFQIYKYSGNYSYFLEKKSEREEQQHSEKEKAKNLYNKELEWIRRQPKARGTKAKYRVDAFKEVKEKAHRNLEKQSLELDVKTRRQGGKVLEMEAISKGFDEKQLFKNFSYTFKKGERLGVVGKNGTGKSTFLNILTGQIKPDTGEVSKGETTVMGYYKQKEPEFKPGMKVIEVVQEIAEVITLSDGKTVTASRFLTLFNFSPKAQYDYVDNLSGGEKRRLQLLCVLVQNPNFLILDEPTNDLDLITLRTLEDFLSQFQGCLIIVSHDRYFMDRLVEHLFVFDESTEIKDFTGNYSIYREWLKQQEDLKPEPKKEETPKQEKSREENKRKMSYKEKREFESLENELEKLSSKKKELLDRINSGEQDHTVLMEWGDELKKIEEEIDEKEMRWLELSEME, encoded by the coding sequence ATGAATTATTTATCGGTTGACAAGCTTTCGAAATCCTATGGAGCCAGAGTGCTTTTTAAGGATATTTCTTTTGGCATTGATCAGGGGCAGAAAATTGCTCTGGTTGGAGTGAATGGTAGTGGAAAATCAACATTGTTAAAAATACTTGCCGGGCTGGATGCCCCGGATTCCGGGGAGGTTGTTTTAGCCAATGATATTAAATTGACTTACCTGGGCCAACAACCTGATTTTGAGGCTACCCAGACTGTACTCGAAGCGGTGCTGGACAGTAAGGATGAATTACCTCTGCTTGTACGACAGTATGAGGAATGTCTGTTGAAAAGTGAAACTGACCCCGGGGCAGCTGAAAAGATCACTTCCCTGATTTCCAGAATGGATGAACTGGACGGATGGAATTATGAGGGGCAGGTAAAGGAAATTTTAGGAAAGCTGGGTATATCTGACTATCAGCAAAAGGTAGGGCAGCTATCGGGCGGTCAAAAGAAGCGGGTAGGTCTGGCAAAGACCCTCATTGAGAAGCCTGACCTTGTGATTCTCGATGAGCCTACCAACCACCTCGATCTTGACGCTATTGAGTGGCTGGAAGAGTATCTGTCACAAAGTCAGATGGCCATCATTATGGTTACCCACGACAGATATTTTCTGGAAAGCGTCACTAATGAAATTATAGAACTGGATCAATTTCAGATTTATAAATACTCGGGAAATTACTCCTATTTCCTTGAGAAGAAATCGGAAAGGGAAGAACAGCAACATAGTGAAAAAGAAAAGGCTAAAAACCTGTATAACAAGGAGCTGGAGTGGATCAGAAGACAACCCAAAGCAAGAGGTACCAAGGCCAAATACAGAGTGGATGCCTTTAAAGAAGTAAAGGAAAAAGCACACCGGAATCTGGAAAAGCAGTCGTTGGAACTCGATGTTAAAACCAGGAGACAAGGAGGGAAAGTGCTTGAGATGGAGGCTATATCCAAAGGTTTTGATGAAAAGCAATTATTTAAAAACTTCAGCTATACTTTTAAGAAAGGCGAAAGGCTTGGTGTTGTAGGAAAGAATGGCACAGGCAAGTCTACATTTCTTAATATTCTGACAGGGCAGATAAAACCGGATACCGGTGAAGTTTCAAAAGGTGAGACCACGGTTATGGGGTACTACAAGCAGAAAGAACCCGAATTTAAACCAGGCATGAAGGTCATTGAAGTGGTCCAGGAAATTGCGGAAGTAATCACTCTGTCTGATGGCAAAACGGTAACAGCATCCAGGTTCCTGACTCTGTTCAACTTTTCTCCAAAAGCGCAGTATGACTACGTTGACAACCTGAGTGGAGGTGAAAAAAGAAGGCTTCAGTTGCTCTGTGTGCTGGTTCAAAACCCCAATTTTCTTATCCTGGATGAACCTACCAATGATCTTGATCTGATTACTTTAAGAACGCTGGAAGATTTTTTAAGTCAGTTTCAGGGCTGTTTGATAATAGTTTCCCATGACAGATACTTTATGGATCGCCTAGTGGAGCATCTTTTTGTGTTTGATGAAAGTACGGAGATAAAGGATTTTACTGGAAATTATAGCATTTATAGGGAGTGGTTAAAGCAGCAGGAAGACTTAAAACCGGAACCCAAAAAGGAAGAAACACCTAAACAGGAAAAAAGCAGGGAGGAAAACAAACGCAAGATGTCATATAAGGAAAAGCGCGAGTTTGAATCTCTTGAAAACGAACTGGAGAAATTGTCTTCAAAGAAAAAAGAATTGCTTGACAGGATAAATTCCGGAGAACAGGATCATACTGTGCTTATGGAGTGGGGAGATGAGCTAAAGAAAATTGAAGAAGAGATAGACGAAAAAGAAATGCGCTGGCTGGAATTGTCGGAAATGGAATGA
- a CDS encoding zinc dependent phospholipase C family protein, with product MKKITLAASGFVLIFSTALFWGFYAHQQINRLAAFTLPIEMVGFYKHHIQYITENAVNPDKRRYAVEGEAPRHFIDIDAYGDSAVYKMPRYWHEAVEKYTEDTLNAYGIVPWHVNLMRHRLTDAMRIGDVRAILVLSADLGHYIADANVPLHTTENYNGQLTGQHGIHGLWESRLPELFSADYDFFVGKAQYIDNPQLEIWKGVVQAHEALDSVLNFERELTQTTESDKKYAFETRGSSTVRVYSRDFSKEYHKMLNGMVERQMRKAIQMVGSFWYTCWVDAGQPDLDKLIEFEFSDKELEKRKLELQEWKEKRFESREHESE from the coding sequence TTGAAAAAAATTACACTAGCCGCCTCTGGTTTTGTTCTAATCTTCTCCACAGCCTTGTTTTGGGGATTCTATGCTCACCAGCAGATCAACAGACTTGCTGCTTTTACTCTGCCCATAGAGATGGTGGGCTTTTATAAGCATCATATTCAGTATATAACCGAAAACGCTGTTAATCCTGATAAAAGAAGGTATGCAGTTGAGGGGGAGGCACCACGCCACTTTATCGATATCGATGCATATGGAGACAGCGCGGTGTACAAAATGCCAAGATACTGGCATGAGGCGGTTGAAAAATATACGGAAGATACGCTCAATGCTTATGGTATTGTGCCCTGGCATGTCAACCTGATGAGGCACAGGCTAACTGATGCCATGAGAATTGGGGATGTCAGGGCTATTTTAGTGTTGTCGGCCGATTTAGGGCATTATATTGCGGATGCCAATGTGCCTTTGCATACTACAGAAAATTATAATGGCCAGTTGACAGGGCAGCATGGTATACATGGGTTATGGGAGTCGCGGTTACCGGAGTTATTCTCAGCGGATTACGATTTTTTTGTGGGTAAAGCCCAGTATATTGATAATCCTCAACTTGAAATATGGAAAGGTGTGGTACAGGCGCATGAAGCATTGGACTCCGTGTTGAATTTCGAAAGAGAACTAACCCAAACGACAGAAAGCGATAAGAAGTATGCCTTTGAAACCAGAGGTAGCTCAACGGTGAGGGTTTATTCCCGGGACTTCTCAAAAGAATATCATAAAATGCTTAATGGTATGGTGGAGCGCCAGATGCGGAAAGCCATTCAAATGGTGGGTAGTTTTTGGTATACTTGTTGGGTAGATGCAGGCCAGCCTGACCTGGATAAGTTGATCGAATTTGAATTCAGTGATAAAGAACTGGAAAAGCGGAAACTTGAACTTCAGGAATGGAAAGAAAAGAGGTTTGAGTCAAGAGAACACGAAAGTGAGTAG
- the radC gene encoding RadC family protein: MNETKEYLNIKSWAEEDRPREKLLLKSKSALSDAELIGILIGSGTASMSAVDVAKSILNHANNDLNNLAKLSVKELMKFKGIGQAKAVSIVSAMELGRRRKETQSVKKPKITCSEDAYEAIKPELMDMKHEEFWTLLLSRSNTIIKKQLISSGGVAGTVADPKIIFKSALEELACSIILVHNHPSGNLKPSRADISLTNKMKSAGELLEIPVLDHLIFTDNGYFSFADENML; the protein is encoded by the coding sequence ATGAATGAGACCAAGGAATACTTAAATATAAAAAGCTGGGCCGAAGAAGATCGTCCTCGTGAAAAACTCCTTCTGAAAAGTAAATCAGCACTCTCTGATGCAGAGCTCATAGGCATACTTATAGGATCGGGCACCGCATCTATGAGTGCAGTTGATGTGGCCAAGTCAATACTCAATCATGCTAATAATGATTTAAATAATCTTGCCAAGCTGTCCGTTAAGGAGTTGATGAAATTCAAGGGCATAGGTCAGGCCAAAGCCGTCAGCATAGTCAGCGCCATGGAGCTTGGAAGGAGGAGAAAAGAAACACAAAGCGTTAAAAAACCCAAGATAACCTGTTCGGAAGATGCATATGAGGCTATCAAACCTGAATTAATGGATATGAAGCATGAGGAATTCTGGACATTGCTATTGAGCAGAAGCAATACTATTATCAAAAAACAACTTATCAGCAGCGGCGGTGTAGCAGGTACCGTGGCAGATCCGAAAATTATATTCAAATCTGCGCTGGAGGAACTGGCCTGCTCTATCATATTGGTTCATAATCACCCTTCCGGCAACCTAAAGCCCAGCCGGGCAGATATCAGCCTTACTAATAAAATGAAATCAGCAGGAGAACTGCTGGAAATCCCTGTGTTAGATCATCTCATTTTCACCGATAATGGCTACTTTAGTTTTGCAGATGAAAACATGCTTTAA
- a CDS encoding DUF4199 domain-containing protein translates to MKTKSPAKTYISEKYGLSIAIGLIIFFFLMRIFGLLYVVELRVMNIVIMIAGILTAIKTLRSKAPEEFTYFKGMGTGVLTGIIGSILFGLFVFFYVSFIDTGLMQNIIENEPMGRFMNPYIVSVVIVVEGIASALLVSFITMNYLDPTKLQ, encoded by the coding sequence ATGAAAACAAAATCACCGGCAAAAACCTATATTTCTGAAAAATACGGCTTATCGATAGCCATAGGGCTGATCATTTTCTTTTTTCTTATGCGAATCTTCGGATTGCTTTATGTAGTAGAGCTGCGGGTAATGAATATTGTTATTATGATTGCCGGTATTCTCACTGCAATTAAGACCCTCAGAAGTAAAGCCCCGGAGGAATTTACATACTTTAAGGGGATGGGCACGGGAGTATTGACCGGTATTATAGGTTCTATATTGTTTGGCTTGTTTGTGTTTTTTTATGTATCATTTATCGATACAGGTTTGATGCAGAACATCATTGAAAATGAACCCATGGGGAGATTTATGAATCCTTACATAGTTTCTGTAGTAATTGTAGTGGAAGGGATTGCTTCAGCGCTGTTGGTTTCCTTTATTACAATGAACTACCTGGATCCGACAAAACTTCAATGA
- the rpsT gene encoding 30S ribosomal protein S20, giving the protein MANHKSALKRIRSNNAKRLRNKYQHKTTRTFVKKLRNTTDKAEAQELLKTVTSMLDKLAKKNIIHRNKAANNKSKLTKLVNSL; this is encoded by the coding sequence ATGGCAAATCACAAATCAGCGTTAAAGAGAATTAGATCTAATAATGCCAAGAGATTAAGAAACAAGTATCAGCACAAAACAACCAGAACTTTTGTAAAGAAGCTGAGAAATACAACTGATAAAGCTGAGGCGCAGGAATTACTGAAAACAGTAACGTCTATGCTAGATAAACTAGCTAAGAAGAATATTATTCATAGAAATAAAGCTGCCAACAACAAATCAAAGCTGACCAAGTTGGTGAATAGCCTTTAA
- a CDS encoding SRPBCC family protein yields the protein MKALKIIGVILGILILIGLILYLSGPDKYYMERSIVINASPAVVYNELNSYKDFNKWSPWFTKDPNTEYAYEGPEVGIGTKMSWTSEHKDVGSGSMWIIENEENKMVNSRMAFGGYPGEPNARFILEEAENGSTKVTWTYEEELHGIAPVFAVFFDLESMLGPDYEDGLSKLKTYVESKPTKTADAAVSVVNMEPITYIGLEATVDASNIEAISSTMATLYGQLMQAAETSNLKMSGAPLAVYKSFDEDNMEIICGLPVQKGTTINHESITIGETLGGKVIKAVHKGNYDKLPFTHDKVNEYIKNNNLQIVGYPYEVYITDPEQVSDTSQWITEVYYPLGKE from the coding sequence ATGAAAGCATTAAAAATAATTGGAGTAATACTTGGCATACTGATCCTGATAGGCTTGATACTATACCTATCGGGACCCGATAAATATTATATGGAGCGTTCCATTGTGATCAATGCAAGCCCAGCTGTAGTGTACAATGAACTTAACAGCTACAAAGATTTCAATAAATGGTCTCCCTGGTTTACCAAAGATCCAAACACCGAATACGCTTATGAAGGCCCGGAAGTGGGCATTGGAACCAAAATGAGCTGGACCAGTGAGCATAAGGATGTGGGCAGTGGCTCAATGTGGATCATAGAAAACGAAGAAAATAAAATGGTCAACAGCAGAATGGCCTTCGGCGGATACCCTGGTGAGCCAAATGCCCGCTTTATACTTGAGGAAGCTGAAAACGGCTCTACAAAAGTAACCTGGACTTATGAAGAAGAGCTTCATGGCATTGCCCCGGTTTTTGCCGTATTCTTTGATCTGGAATCAATGCTTGGGCCGGATTACGAAGACGGTCTGTCTAAATTAAAAACTTATGTAGAGTCTAAACCAACAAAAACAGCGGATGCTGCGGTCTCCGTAGTAAACATGGAGCCTATAACTTACATTGGCCTTGAAGCCACTGTTGATGCTTCCAATATAGAGGCTATAAGCTCAACTATGGCAACATTATATGGACAACTAATGCAGGCTGCAGAAACTTCTAACCTCAAAATGTCAGGAGCTCCACTTGCTGTTTACAAATCGTTTGATGAAGACAATATGGAAATAATTTGCGGACTACCTGTACAGAAAGGAACCACCATAAACCATGAGTCCATAACTATTGGAGAAACCCTCGGAGGAAAAGTTATTAAAGCAGTACATAAAGGAAATTATGACAAATTGCCATTCACTCATGATAAGGTCAACGAATATATAAAGAACAATAACCTTCAAATAGTGGGGTATCCATACGAAGTATATATTACTGACCCTGAACAAGTCAGTGACACCTCACAATGGATCACAGAAGTTTATTACCCCTTAGGAAAGGAATAA
- the pheT gene encoding phenylalanine--tRNA ligase subunit beta produces the protein MKISLNWLKDYININQSPEEISKLLTDTGLEVEGLENFEQVKGGLKGLVIGEVLTCEKHPNADKLSVTTVDIGSDNPVPIVCGAPNVAKGQKVVVATVGATLYPEGHDPFQIKKAKIRGEVSEGMICAEDEIGLGISHDGIMVLDTDLPNGTPAAEYFNLTDDIVIEIGLTPNRADAASHIGVARDLKAAIKTAVHWPEVGDFKIDNTDNAIEVSVENTEACPRYSGVTISGVEVKESPSWLKQRLEAIGVAPINNVVDATNYVLHEMGQPLHAFDADEIKGKKVLVKTLPQGTTFTTLDEKERKLQNTDLMICNGDSEGMCIAGVFGGTKSGVKDSTKNIFLESAYFSADYVRKTAQHHQLKTDASFRYERGTDPEITVHALKRAALLIKELGGGSISSEVVDIYPEKIKNFEVPIKFKNIDRLIGKHIARDRIFEILNLLDIGTHKESDESFVASVPPYRVDVQREADVIEEILRIYGFNNVELPEFVKSDYLADFPARDRNKTQKSITELLVSNGFYEIMTNSLTRPSYAEQAADLDEKHSVVILNKLSEDLGVMRQSMLYSGLEVAMHNINRRQTNLRFFEFGKTYFMQEGDYKESNRLAIYMTGDIENENWINKTRKVAFHDISHMLHLVVGRLLGKELKTDVTHDFPFDYGLKMLLNDKELGKVGKVNAGMARKAGLKQEIFYADIDWDLLLKKTNNNIVYEEVSKFPEVRRDLSLVIDKKVSFEEIREIAQNNEQRLLRSINVFDVYEGENIDKDKKAYAISFILQDKEKTLTDKVIDKTMTKLMSSFESDLGAIIRK, from the coding sequence ATGAAGATATCTTTAAACTGGCTTAAAGATTACATAAACATAAATCAGTCACCTGAGGAAATCAGCAAATTGCTGACTGACACCGGACTTGAAGTAGAGGGGCTTGAGAATTTTGAGCAGGTCAAAGGTGGCTTGAAGGGATTGGTAATTGGCGAGGTATTGACTTGTGAGAAGCACCCGAATGCAGACAAGCTTTCCGTTACCACTGTTGATATAGGCAGTGATAATCCTGTCCCTATTGTTTGTGGTGCTCCCAATGTTGCCAAAGGACAAAAAGTTGTGGTAGCCACAGTCGGCGCTACACTTTATCCGGAGGGTCATGATCCCTTCCAGATCAAAAAAGCAAAGATCAGGGGCGAGGTTTCGGAGGGCATGATCTGCGCCGAAGATGAAATAGGCCTTGGAATCAGCCATGACGGAATCATGGTACTGGATACTGACCTGCCTAACGGAACACCTGCAGCCGAGTACTTCAACCTTACTGATGATATAGTGATAGAAATCGGGCTGACTCCCAACCGGGCAGACGCGGCATCACACATCGGGGTAGCCAGAGACCTCAAAGCCGCCATAAAAACGGCTGTTCACTGGCCTGAAGTGGGTGATTTCAAAATTGACAATACCGACAACGCCATAGAGGTATCAGTAGAAAACACCGAAGCCTGTCCCCGCTACTCCGGCGTTACTATTAGCGGAGTAGAGGTGAAGGAATCTCCTTCCTGGTTAAAACAAAGACTTGAAGCTATTGGTGTTGCCCCTATCAACAATGTGGTAGATGCTACAAATTACGTACTTCATGAGATGGGACAACCCCTTCATGCTTTCGATGCAGATGAGATCAAAGGCAAAAAAGTACTGGTAAAAACTTTACCGCAGGGCACTACTTTCACTACCCTGGACGAGAAAGAAAGGAAATTGCAAAACACAGATCTGATGATCTGTAATGGTGACAGCGAGGGTATGTGCATTGCTGGTGTGTTTGGAGGAACAAAATCAGGCGTTAAGGACAGCACCAAAAACATATTCCTGGAAAGCGCCTATTTCTCAGCTGATTACGTTCGTAAAACTGCACAACACCATCAACTCAAAACTGATGCTTCGTTCAGGTACGAGAGAGGTACCGACCCTGAAATAACAGTCCATGCATTAAAAAGGGCTGCTTTGCTGATCAAAGAACTGGGAGGCGGAAGCATAAGCTCTGAAGTGGTAGATATCTATCCTGAAAAGATTAAAAATTTTGAAGTGCCCATTAAATTCAAAAATATCGACAGGCTCATAGGCAAGCACATAGCCCGTGACAGGATATTCGAAATACTGAATTTGCTTGACATCGGAACACACAAGGAGTCTGATGAATCATTCGTAGCTTCTGTACCTCCATACCGAGTAGATGTACAAAGGGAAGCTGATGTAATCGAAGAAATTTTGAGAATCTATGGATTCAATAACGTTGAGCTCCCTGAGTTTGTAAAAAGTGATTATCTGGCTGATTTTCCTGCCAGGGACAGAAATAAAACCCAAAAATCCATTACAGAGTTGCTGGTGAGCAACGGTTTCTATGAGATCATGACCAATTCACTCACCCGGCCCTCATATGCCGAGCAGGCTGCTGATCTGGACGAAAAGCACAGTGTGGTTATCCTCAACAAACTAAGTGAAGACCTTGGTGTAATGAGACAAAGCATGCTGTATTCAGGACTGGAAGTTGCGATGCACAATATCAATAGAAGGCAAACGAACCTGCGATTTTTTGAATTTGGAAAAACCTACTTCATGCAAGAAGGTGACTATAAGGAAAGCAACAGGCTCGCCATATATATGACCGGAGATATTGAAAACGAAAACTGGATCAACAAGACCAGAAAAGTTGCTTTTCATGATATCAGTCATATGCTACATCTGGTCGTTGGTCGATTATTAGGAAAAGAATTAAAAACTGATGTTACTCACGACTTCCCGTTTGACTATGGCCTAAAGATGCTACTGAATGACAAAGAGCTGGGAAAAGTGGGGAAAGTCAATGCGGGAATGGCCAGAAAAGCAGGCCTTAAACAAGAAATATTTTACGCAGATATCGATTGGGACTTGCTTTTAAAGAAGACAAATAATAATATAGTATACGAAGAAGTGTCTAAATTCCCTGAAGTGAGGAGAGACCTTTCACTGGTTATTGATAAAAAGGTAAGCTTCGAAGAAATCCGAGAAATTGCCCAAAACAATGAGCAGCGCTTGTTACGTTCTATTAATGTGTTTGACGTTTATGAAGGAGAGAATATAGATAAAGACAAGAAGGCTTATGCTATAAGCTTCATCCTTCAGGATAAAGAAAAGACATTAACCGATAAGGTTATCGACAAAACAATGACTAAATTAATGTCTTCTTTTGAAAGCGACCTTGGTGCAATAATCCGGAAGTAA